One Erpetoichthys calabaricus chromosome 9, fErpCal1.3, whole genome shotgun sequence genomic region harbors:
- the dpm2 gene encoding dolichol phosphate-mannose biosynthesis regulatory protein produces MATWTDRAVGMGLVVFSILLFTYYSIWVIVLPFVNSDHAIHHYFLPREYSVILPVVAALVLVLFIGGFITVVLWKNKQKKKVN; encoded by the exons GCGACATGGACAGACCGGGCTGTTGGAATGGGCCTTGTAGTGTTCAGCATTCTCCTGTTCACCTACTATTCTATCTGGGTGATTGTCCTG CCCTTTGTCAACAGTGACCATGCCATCCATCATTATTTCCTGCCTCGAGAATATTCAGTTATATTGCCCGTTGTTGCAGCCTTGGTTCTTGTCTTATTTATAG gtggATTTATCACCGTAGTTTTGTGGAAgaacaagcaaaaaaagaaagtgaattgA